In a single window of the Anguilla rostrata isolate EN2019 chromosome 6, ASM1855537v3, whole genome shotgun sequence genome:
- the chrng gene encoding acetylcholine receptor subunit gamma isoform X2 encodes MLRAEGLNLEGPLMKDLMRGYNKNIRPVEWNKNIIQVELKLTLTNLISLNEREEALTTSVWVEMQWDDYRLKWDHLPEYQNVTRLRIPSKSIWLPDIILENNMDGKFEIALYVNALVDPSGHVSWLPPAIYRSACSIKVNYFPFDWQNCTMVFRSQTYTANEIELRLITDEKGQMVEWIEIDPEAFTENGEWAIKHRPAKKIINHRYSRDELEFQELVFFLIIQRKPLFYVINIIVPSVLISSLCLLVYYLPAKAGGQKCTMSISILLAHTVFLFLIAKKVPETSQATPLIGKYLMFVISVTTMVVMNSVIVLNVSLRTPNTHLMTDKVRKVFLNVLPQMLQMQMRPWTPAEPPSRRRSSLGLISKANECFLKTARSEIMFSKLRERDGLMRVALEQIQNGLQGDTAQDVCASLAQASSAVKQCVASCKHITETIQQQNRFQSENEEWFLVARVIDRVCFFAMALLFIMGTIGIFLMGHFNQAPSMPFPDDPKTYLPK; translated from the exons ATGCTAA GAGCTGAGGGTCTTAACCTGGAGGGGCCTTTGATGAAGGACCTGATGCGGGGTTATAACAAGAACATTCGTCCAGTGGAGTGGAACAAGAACATCATCCAAGTGGAGCTCAAGCTGACTCTTACCAACCTCATCTCTCTG AACGAGCGAGAGGAGGCCCTCACTACCAGCGTGTGGGTTGAAATG CAATGGGATGACTACCGCCTGAAGTGGGATCACTTGCCAGAGTATCAGAATGTCACCCGCCTGCGCATTCCTTCCAAAAGCATCTGGCTGCCGGACATTATCCTAGAGAACAA TATGGATGGAAAATTTGAAATCGCTCTGTACGTCAATGCCCTCGTTGACCCCTCTGGCCACGTCTCCTGGTTGCCCCCGGCTATCTATCGGAGCGCCTGCTCCATTAAGGTCAACTACTTCCCCTTCGACTGGCAGAACTGCACGATGGTGTTTCG CTCCCAGACCTACACCGCTAACGAAATCGAGCTACGTCTCATAACTGATGAAAAGGGTCAGATGGTGGAGTGGATTGAGATCGATCCAGAGGCGTTCACAG AGAATGGTGAATGGGCCATCAAACACAGACCCGCCAAGAAGATAATAAACCATCGCTACAGCAGGGACGAGTTGGAATTCCAGGAGTTGGTGTTcttcctgatcatccagaggaAGCCTCTGTTCTACGTGATCAACATCATCGTGCCCTCTGTGCTCATCTCCTCCCTGTGCCTGCTGGTCTACTACCTCCCCGCTAAAG CTGGTGGGCAAAAGTGTACCATGTCAATTTCCATACTCCTGGCGCACACTgttttcctcttcctcattgCCAAGAAAGTTCCGGAAACATCGCAAGCTACACCACTTATCGGAAA GTACTTGATGTTTGTCATATCAGTGACCACCATGGTGGTGATGAATTCTGTAATTGTGTTGAATGTCTCTCTGCGAACTCCCAACACCCACCTGATGACAGACAAAGTCCGAAAG GTCTTCCTAAACGTCCTGCCGCAAATGCTCCAAATGCAGATGAGACCCTGGACCCCGGCAGAGCCCCCCTCGCGACGACGCAGCTCCCTGGGCCTCATCTCCAAGGCCAACGAGTGCTTCCTGAAGACGGCCCGCTCCGAGATCATGTTCAGCAAGCTCAGAGAGCGGGACGGGCTGATGAGGGTCGCGTTAGAGCAGATCC AGAACGGTCTGCAGGGGGACACGGCGCAGGACGTGTGTGCCAGTCTTGCCCAGGCCTCTTCAGCAGTGAAGCAGTGCGTTGCTTCCTGCAAGCACATCACCGAGACCATCCAGCAGCAGAACCGCTTCCAGAGC GAGAATGAAGAGTGGTTCTTGGTGGCGCGGGTAATAGACCGGGTCTGCTTCTTTGCCATGGCACTCCTGTTCATCATGGGCACGATTGGTATCTTCCTCATGGGTCACTTCAACCAGGCTCCTTCCATGCCATTTCCAGATGACCCAAAGACATACTTACCGAAGTAA
- the chrng gene encoding acetylcholine receptor subunit gamma isoform X1 encodes MELVSSLPLALLLLSFILLFSTGAEGLNLEGPLMKDLMRGYNKNIRPVEWNKNIIQVELKLTLTNLISLNEREEALTTSVWVEMQWDDYRLKWDHLPEYQNVTRLRIPSKSIWLPDIILENNMDGKFEIALYVNALVDPSGHVSWLPPAIYRSACSIKVNYFPFDWQNCTMVFRSQTYTANEIELRLITDEKGQMVEWIEIDPEAFTENGEWAIKHRPAKKIINHRYSRDELEFQELVFFLIIQRKPLFYVINIIVPSVLISSLCLLVYYLPAKAGGQKCTMSISILLAHTVFLFLIAKKVPETSQATPLIGKYLMFVISVTTMVVMNSVIVLNVSLRTPNTHLMTDKVRKVFLNVLPQMLQMQMRPWTPAEPPSRRRSSLGLISKANECFLKTARSEIMFSKLRERDGLMRVALEQIQNGLQGDTAQDVCASLAQASSAVKQCVASCKHITETIQQQNRFQSENEEWFLVARVIDRVCFFAMALLFIMGTIGIFLMGHFNQAPSMPFPDDPKTYLPK; translated from the exons ATGGAGTTGGTCTCATCCCTCCCTTTAGCTCTCCTACTCCTTTCTTTTATCCTCCTCTTCAGCACAG GAGCTGAGGGTCTTAACCTGGAGGGGCCTTTGATGAAGGACCTGATGCGGGGTTATAACAAGAACATTCGTCCAGTGGAGTGGAACAAGAACATCATCCAAGTGGAGCTCAAGCTGACTCTTACCAACCTCATCTCTCTG AACGAGCGAGAGGAGGCCCTCACTACCAGCGTGTGGGTTGAAATG CAATGGGATGACTACCGCCTGAAGTGGGATCACTTGCCAGAGTATCAGAATGTCACCCGCCTGCGCATTCCTTCCAAAAGCATCTGGCTGCCGGACATTATCCTAGAGAACAA TATGGATGGAAAATTTGAAATCGCTCTGTACGTCAATGCCCTCGTTGACCCCTCTGGCCACGTCTCCTGGTTGCCCCCGGCTATCTATCGGAGCGCCTGCTCCATTAAGGTCAACTACTTCCCCTTCGACTGGCAGAACTGCACGATGGTGTTTCG CTCCCAGACCTACACCGCTAACGAAATCGAGCTACGTCTCATAACTGATGAAAAGGGTCAGATGGTGGAGTGGATTGAGATCGATCCAGAGGCGTTCACAG AGAATGGTGAATGGGCCATCAAACACAGACCCGCCAAGAAGATAATAAACCATCGCTACAGCAGGGACGAGTTGGAATTCCAGGAGTTGGTGTTcttcctgatcatccagaggaAGCCTCTGTTCTACGTGATCAACATCATCGTGCCCTCTGTGCTCATCTCCTCCCTGTGCCTGCTGGTCTACTACCTCCCCGCTAAAG CTGGTGGGCAAAAGTGTACCATGTCAATTTCCATACTCCTGGCGCACACTgttttcctcttcctcattgCCAAGAAAGTTCCGGAAACATCGCAAGCTACACCACTTATCGGAAA GTACTTGATGTTTGTCATATCAGTGACCACCATGGTGGTGATGAATTCTGTAATTGTGTTGAATGTCTCTCTGCGAACTCCCAACACCCACCTGATGACAGACAAAGTCCGAAAG GTCTTCCTAAACGTCCTGCCGCAAATGCTCCAAATGCAGATGAGACCCTGGACCCCGGCAGAGCCCCCCTCGCGACGACGCAGCTCCCTGGGCCTCATCTCCAAGGCCAACGAGTGCTTCCTGAAGACGGCCCGCTCCGAGATCATGTTCAGCAAGCTCAGAGAGCGGGACGGGCTGATGAGGGTCGCGTTAGAGCAGATCC AGAACGGTCTGCAGGGGGACACGGCGCAGGACGTGTGTGCCAGTCTTGCCCAGGCCTCTTCAGCAGTGAAGCAGTGCGTTGCTTCCTGCAAGCACATCACCGAGACCATCCAGCAGCAGAACCGCTTCCAGAGC GAGAATGAAGAGTGGTTCTTGGTGGCGCGGGTAATAGACCGGGTCTGCTTCTTTGCCATGGCACTCCTGTTCATCATGGGCACGATTGGTATCTTCCTCATGGGTCACTTCAACCAGGCTCCTTCCATGCCATTTCCAGATGACCCAAAGACATACTTACCGAAGTAA
- the chrng gene encoding acetylcholine receptor subunit gamma isoform X3 — protein MKDLMRGYNKNIRPVEWNKNIIQVELKLTLTNLISLNEREEALTTSVWVEMQWDDYRLKWDHLPEYQNVTRLRIPSKSIWLPDIILENNMDGKFEIALYVNALVDPSGHVSWLPPAIYRSACSIKVNYFPFDWQNCTMVFRSQTYTANEIELRLITDEKGQMVEWIEIDPEAFTENGEWAIKHRPAKKIINHRYSRDELEFQELVFFLIIQRKPLFYVINIIVPSVLISSLCLLVYYLPAKAGGQKCTMSISILLAHTVFLFLIAKKVPETSQATPLIGKYLMFVISVTTMVVMNSVIVLNVSLRTPNTHLMTDKVRKVFLNVLPQMLQMQMRPWTPAEPPSRRRSSLGLISKANECFLKTARSEIMFSKLRERDGLMRVALEQIQNGLQGDTAQDVCASLAQASSAVKQCVASCKHITETIQQQNRFQSENEEWFLVARVIDRVCFFAMALLFIMGTIGIFLMGHFNQAPSMPFPDDPKTYLPK, from the exons ATGAAGGACCTGATGCGGGGTTATAACAAGAACATTCGTCCAGTGGAGTGGAACAAGAACATCATCCAAGTGGAGCTCAAGCTGACTCTTACCAACCTCATCTCTCTG AACGAGCGAGAGGAGGCCCTCACTACCAGCGTGTGGGTTGAAATG CAATGGGATGACTACCGCCTGAAGTGGGATCACTTGCCAGAGTATCAGAATGTCACCCGCCTGCGCATTCCTTCCAAAAGCATCTGGCTGCCGGACATTATCCTAGAGAACAA TATGGATGGAAAATTTGAAATCGCTCTGTACGTCAATGCCCTCGTTGACCCCTCTGGCCACGTCTCCTGGTTGCCCCCGGCTATCTATCGGAGCGCCTGCTCCATTAAGGTCAACTACTTCCCCTTCGACTGGCAGAACTGCACGATGGTGTTTCG CTCCCAGACCTACACCGCTAACGAAATCGAGCTACGTCTCATAACTGATGAAAAGGGTCAGATGGTGGAGTGGATTGAGATCGATCCAGAGGCGTTCACAG AGAATGGTGAATGGGCCATCAAACACAGACCCGCCAAGAAGATAATAAACCATCGCTACAGCAGGGACGAGTTGGAATTCCAGGAGTTGGTGTTcttcctgatcatccagaggaAGCCTCTGTTCTACGTGATCAACATCATCGTGCCCTCTGTGCTCATCTCCTCCCTGTGCCTGCTGGTCTACTACCTCCCCGCTAAAG CTGGTGGGCAAAAGTGTACCATGTCAATTTCCATACTCCTGGCGCACACTgttttcctcttcctcattgCCAAGAAAGTTCCGGAAACATCGCAAGCTACACCACTTATCGGAAA GTACTTGATGTTTGTCATATCAGTGACCACCATGGTGGTGATGAATTCTGTAATTGTGTTGAATGTCTCTCTGCGAACTCCCAACACCCACCTGATGACAGACAAAGTCCGAAAG GTCTTCCTAAACGTCCTGCCGCAAATGCTCCAAATGCAGATGAGACCCTGGACCCCGGCAGAGCCCCCCTCGCGACGACGCAGCTCCCTGGGCCTCATCTCCAAGGCCAACGAGTGCTTCCTGAAGACGGCCCGCTCCGAGATCATGTTCAGCAAGCTCAGAGAGCGGGACGGGCTGATGAGGGTCGCGTTAGAGCAGATCC AGAACGGTCTGCAGGGGGACACGGCGCAGGACGTGTGTGCCAGTCTTGCCCAGGCCTCTTCAGCAGTGAAGCAGTGCGTTGCTTCCTGCAAGCACATCACCGAGACCATCCAGCAGCAGAACCGCTTCCAGAGC GAGAATGAAGAGTGGTTCTTGGTGGCGCGGGTAATAGACCGGGTCTGCTTCTTTGCCATGGCACTCCTGTTCATCATGGGCACGATTGGTATCTTCCTCATGGGTCACTTCAACCAGGCTCCTTCCATGCCATTTCCAGATGACCCAAAGACATACTTACCGAAGTAA